A stretch of Jatrophihabitans sp. DNA encodes these proteins:
- a CDS encoding FGGY family carbohydrate kinase, whose protein sequence is MTSKAAARPASLGIDLGTSSVKVVLTDLEGVVLAEAAGDYPVVNERPGWAETDPADWLAATVSTVRQCVSRAGVDPWAIGLSGQMHGVVPADAAGRPVRRAMLWSDARAFQELDKYENLPDKARARLANPLAPGMAGPMLAWLAVHEPAAHTRMRWALQPKDWLRAQLTSSFATEPSDASATLLYDLPGDAWDAEVIEFLGLDAAILPDVLPASGHCAGELGPHAAELLGLRAGIPVAAGAADTAAAALGSGLVEPGTAQLTIGTGAQIVTPLPALPAESSGQPVTHLYRTATEHGWYAMAAVLNGGLTLAWVRQVLGMSWQELYDSAALEPAADDPFFLPHLNGERTPYLDPGLRGAWTNLAPRHDRQRLARAALEGVAFAIRDGLGCLDPAGRIEHLRLAGGGSRHPAWQQLLADVLNYPLRSVEVAAASGRGAAALGSIAAGLGDEPELLKQLAPVTSSAAQPQASRSDGYVERHQAFVRKLHALRATDPDEMGSSDAAPRARLPGAEGK, encoded by the coding sequence GTGACATCGAAGGCAGCCGCAAGGCCTGCGTCGCTGGGCATCGACCTTGGCACCAGCTCGGTCAAGGTTGTCCTCACAGATCTCGAGGGCGTCGTCCTCGCAGAGGCCGCCGGAGACTACCCGGTCGTCAACGAGCGGCCCGGCTGGGCAGAGACCGATCCGGCCGACTGGCTGGCTGCCACCGTGTCGACCGTGCGGCAGTGCGTCAGCCGGGCCGGCGTTGACCCGTGGGCGATAGGGCTGTCGGGGCAGATGCACGGCGTCGTGCCGGCAGATGCGGCGGGACGGCCCGTTCGGCGCGCCATGCTGTGGTCCGACGCGCGAGCCTTCCAGGAGCTGGACAAGTACGAGAACCTGCCGGACAAGGCGCGGGCACGCCTGGCCAATCCTCTCGCGCCCGGCATGGCCGGCCCGATGTTGGCCTGGCTGGCCGTCCATGAACCCGCCGCCCACACCCGAATGCGGTGGGCGCTGCAACCCAAGGACTGGCTTCGCGCGCAGCTGACCAGCTCCTTCGCGACCGAGCCCAGCGATGCCTCTGCCACGTTGTTGTACGACCTCCCCGGTGATGCCTGGGACGCCGAGGTCATCGAGTTCCTCGGCCTGGACGCCGCGATCCTGCCTGACGTCCTGCCGGCCTCGGGGCACTGCGCCGGCGAACTGGGCCCGCACGCCGCCGAACTCCTCGGGTTGCGTGCCGGCATCCCGGTCGCCGCCGGCGCCGCGGACACCGCGGCGGCCGCTCTCGGATCGGGACTGGTGGAACCGGGCACAGCGCAGCTGACGATCGGGACCGGCGCGCAGATCGTCACGCCGCTGCCGGCCCTGCCCGCCGAGTCGAGCGGGCAGCCCGTGACCCACCTTTATCGAACCGCGACCGAACACGGCTGGTACGCGATGGCCGCCGTGCTCAACGGCGGGTTGACCCTGGCGTGGGTGCGACAGGTTCTCGGCATGTCCTGGCAGGAGCTCTACGATTCGGCCGCCCTCGAACCCGCGGCGGATGACCCGTTCTTCCTGCCGCATCTCAACGGTGAACGCACCCCGTACCTTGACCCGGGCCTGCGTGGGGCATGGACGAACCTGGCTCCACGGCACGACCGGCAGCGACTGGCGCGGGCCGCGTTGGAGGGTGTCGCCTTCGCGATCCGCGATGGTCTCGGTTGCCTGGACCCGGCAGGCAGGATCGAACACCTTCGCCTCGCCGGTGGTGGCAGCAGGCACCCTGCCTGGCAACAGCTGCTCGCCGATGTCCTGAATTACCCGCTGCGCTCGGTCGAAGTCGCCGCCGCGTCCGGGCGCGGGGCCGCCGCGCTCGGCTCCATCGCGGCCGGCCTCGGGGATGAGCCCGAGCTGCTCAAGCAACTGGCCCCGGTGACGAGTTCGGCGGCGCAACCTCAGGCAAGCCGGTCGGACGGGTACGTCGAGCGTCATCAGGCGTTCGTGCGGAAACTCCACGCGCTGCGTGCCACCGACCCGGACGAGATGGGCTCCAGCGACGCGGCTCCTCGGGCGCGGTTGCCCGGGGCCGAAGGCAAGTGA
- a CDS encoding zinc-dependent alcohol dehydrogenase family protein: protein MKAVVYDAPRSYDIKEVPTPTAGPGQVRIKVDQVGVCGTDLHIHHGDFNAVFPLIPGHELVGVIDELGEGVTRFQVGEQVSVNPNVYCGYCDYCLSGRLILCSNAKGLGSNYPGFFAEYVTVSHLLVFSVAGLDRDTAVFTEPAACAMHGLETLNPRPGSKALVFGAGPTGLLLAQLIATGGAASVTVAGPTRFKLDRAAALGLEHQVQIQRDDPEATLATLLEASGGDGYDVVVEATGSTVIGDICVPLTRNGGTVLVYGVTRADEVVKFHPFDVFRREITIKGSFAEMTSFGAAIAALRSGRARTDGIITHRFGLDDYGKALDALASDPSAHKVVIEA, encoded by the coding sequence ATGAAAGCCGTCGTGTACGACGCCCCCCGCAGTTATGACATCAAGGAGGTCCCGACACCGACGGCCGGGCCCGGGCAGGTGCGGATCAAGGTGGACCAGGTCGGCGTCTGCGGAACCGACCTGCACATCCACCACGGTGATTTCAATGCGGTGTTCCCATTGATCCCAGGCCATGAACTCGTCGGTGTGATCGACGAGCTGGGTGAGGGCGTGACGCGCTTCCAGGTGGGCGAGCAGGTGAGCGTCAACCCCAATGTCTACTGCGGTTACTGCGACTACTGCCTGTCCGGACGTTTGATCCTGTGTTCCAACGCGAAAGGCTTGGGCAGCAACTATCCCGGCTTCTTCGCCGAGTACGTGACCGTCTCGCACCTGCTGGTCTTCAGCGTGGCTGGACTTGACCGCGACACAGCTGTTTTCACCGAGCCGGCTGCCTGCGCGATGCACGGGCTCGAGACGCTGAACCCGCGCCCGGGTAGCAAGGCGCTGGTCTTCGGCGCCGGGCCCACCGGCCTGTTGCTGGCTCAACTGATCGCCACCGGCGGCGCGGCATCGGTGACCGTGGCCGGCCCCACCCGGTTCAAGTTGGACCGCGCGGCGGCGTTGGGCCTGGAGCATCAGGTCCAGATCCAGCGCGACGATCCCGAAGCCACCCTGGCCACGCTGCTGGAAGCCTCCGGCGGTGACGGCTACGACGTCGTGGTGGAAGCCACCGGCTCCACGGTCATCGGTGACATCTGTGTTCCGCTCACCCGTAACGGCGGCACCGTGCTGGTGTATGGAGTCACCCGCGCGGACGAGGTCGTGAAGTTCCATCCGTTCGACGTCTTCCGCCGTGAGATCACCATCAAGGGGTCATTCGCCGAGATGACCTCGTTCGGCGCGGCGATAGCCGCTCTGCGGAGCGGTCGGGCCAGGACCGACGGGATCATCACCCATCGATTCGGCCTGGACGACTACGGAAAGGCCCTGGACGCGCTGGCGTCGGACCCGTCGGCGCACAAGGTGGTCATCGAGGCCTGA